The following are encoded together in the Asticcacaulis sp. genome:
- a CDS encoding thioredoxin family protein, with protein MRAEGKPVFVDLTAAWCVTCKVNERLVLSTKDFEKAVADTGTVYMVGDWTNQDAAIARYLTLFGRSGVPLYVYYGPNNAEPVVLPQLLKTADVVKVIRGK; from the coding sequence TTGCGCGCCGAGGGCAAGCCGGTCTTCGTCGACCTGACCGCCGCCTGGTGCGTCACCTGCAAGGTCAATGAACGCCTTGTCCTGAGCACCAAAGATTTTGAAAAGGCCGTGGCCGATACCGGCACGGTCTATATGGTGGGGGACTGGACCAACCAGGATGCCGCCATCGCCCGTTACCTGACCCTGTTCGGTCGCTCCGGCGTGCCGCTCTATGTCTATTATGGCCCCAATAACGCCGAGCCGGTCGTTCTGCCGCAATTGCTCAAGACGGCCGATGTGGTGAAGGTGATCCGGGGGAAGTGA
- a CDS encoding protein-disulfide reductase DsbD family protein, with product MSSILRFVVCLFVLAFALPANAQDAAIEGKSPHITARLIAESATVAPNGDITLALDYTPAPGWHTYWINPGDTGLPPKFKWNLPDGVTTADAQFPTPELLPAFGLMSYGFTGRTVLLIPAHNGSSLSAGDTLPIKAHVDFLVCADVCIPESLDVSLDLKVGAPKPSADAGVIEKARKALPIANTAAATIDLHNGEVELGLPLADVSAQGAYFFPEQSGVTSAPAPQALDMGAKGFALRTKAAGTALPEGDLSGVLKLADGTAYAIKLTRAPLDPSVHGLGAAPQAKADASLSGILIAIAGAFIGGLILNLMPCVFPVLSMKLLSLARSGHDKGLAQQESLFYGAGTILTFVGLALILMAARAFGQSIGWGFQLQSPYVTAGLSLVMLLVALNMSGVFEIGTSLQAVGGIRYHRNARGSALC from the coding sequence GTGTCTTCAATTCTGCGGTTTGTTGTCTGTCTCTTCGTGCTTGCCTTTGCCCTGCCGGCCAATGCCCAGGACGCCGCCATCGAAGGCAAATCCCCCCACATTACTGCCCGCCTGATCGCCGAGTCCGCCACGGTTGCGCCGAATGGCGATATCACCCTGGCGCTCGACTATACCCCGGCCCCTGGCTGGCATACCTACTGGATCAATCCCGGCGATACCGGCCTGCCGCCCAAATTCAAATGGAACCTGCCGGACGGCGTGACCACAGCAGACGCGCAGTTCCCGACACCGGAATTGCTGCCGGCCTTTGGCCTGATGAGCTATGGCTTTACCGGCCGCACGGTCCTGCTGATCCCGGCGCATAACGGTTCCAGTCTCTCGGCGGGAGACACCCTGCCCATCAAGGCCCATGTCGATTTTCTCGTCTGTGCCGATGTTTGTATCCCCGAAAGCCTCGATGTGAGCCTCGATCTCAAGGTCGGGGCGCCGAAGCCGAGCGCTGATGCCGGTGTTATAGAAAAGGCCCGCAAGGCCCTGCCGATTGCCAATACCGCCGCCGCGACCATCGACCTGCACAATGGGGAGGTTGAACTGGGCTTACCTCTGGCGGATGTAAGCGCGCAAGGGGCTTACTTCTTTCCCGAACAGAGTGGTGTGACAAGCGCCCCGGCGCCTCAGGCGCTTGATATGGGGGCGAAAGGCTTCGCCCTGCGCACCAAGGCCGCTGGCACGGCCCTGCCGGAGGGCGACCTCTCAGGCGTGCTGAAACTGGCGGATGGCACTGCCTATGCGATCAAACTCACACGCGCCCCGCTTGATCCGTCAGTCCATGGTCTTGGCGCCGCGCCGCAGGCCAAGGCGGATGCTTCCCTCTCCGGCATCCTGATCGCCATCGCCGGCGCCTTTATCGGCGGGCTGATCCTCAACCTGATGCCGTGCGTTTTCCCGGTCCTTTCCATGAAGCTGCTCAGCCTGGCGCGCTCCGGCCATGACAAGGGCTTGGCACAACAGGAATCGCTGTTCTATGGCGCAGGCACCATCCTCACCTTTGTCGGCCTCGCCCTGATCCTGATGGCGGCGCGCGCCTTCGGCCAGTCGATCGGCTGGGGCTTCCAGTTGCAGTCTCCCTATGTCACCGCCGGTTTGAGCCTGGTCATGCTGCTGGTGGCGCTCAATATGTCGGGCGTGTTTGAAATCGGCACCTCCCTGCAGGCGGTGGGCGGCATCCGGTATCATCGAAACGCCCGCGGCTCAGCGCTCTGCTGA
- a CDS encoding IS30 family transposase, with translation MGHSYTHLTKEERQTIYKLLDRKIPLTQIAKMLGRHHSTLYREIRRNYFHDRECPQYSGWFAWNATEFARKRRFKRRKLERDLELRVHIIERLEQHWSPEQIAGRLKLHPVGKSRFGRVCSETIYRFIYDRSNREMALYTLLARRRRTRRGLRGRKPRGSHIPLYCNIKQRPEDIANRETFGHWEADLVIFRRDFGKANITSLIERKSRYQVVIRNKDRHSLGVLGAIQEQLRPLPSQGRQSVTFDRGTEFMAWKTLHQSLGIRSYFCDTASPYQKGSVENANGRLRRYLPLETDLKRLEDAALSSIALRMNNTPRQCLGYRTPAEVFNAELAQIRKAC, from the coding sequence ATGGGCCATTCTTACACCCATCTGACGAAGGAAGAACGTCAGACAATCTACAAACTGCTCGATCGCAAAATTCCACTCACGCAGATCGCCAAGATGCTCGGCCGCCACCATTCGACGCTTTATCGCGAAATTCGGCGCAATTATTTTCACGATAGAGAATGCCCGCAATACTCTGGATGGTTTGCATGGAACGCAACCGAGTTCGCGCGCAAGCGGCGTTTTAAACGGCGCAAGCTGGAGCGTGATCTCGAGTTGCGTGTGCACATCATAGAGAGACTTGAGCAGCACTGGTCACCTGAACAAATCGCCGGTCGTCTCAAGCTTCACCCTGTGGGTAAATCCAGGTTCGGCCGCGTCTGTTCAGAGACGATCTATCGCTTTATCTACGATCGCAGCAACCGTGAGATGGCGCTTTACACCCTGCTCGCCCGCCGGCGTAGAACTCGGCGTGGCCTCCGTGGCCGCAAGCCAAGAGGGTCACATATCCCTTTGTATTGTAACATAAAACAAAGACCTGAAGACATTGCTAATCGCGAGACTTTTGGACATTGGGAGGCCGATCTGGTGATTTTCCGACGCGACTTCGGAAAGGCAAACATCACCAGTCTGATCGAGCGCAAAAGCCGTTACCAAGTCGTCATCCGCAATAAGGATCGCCACTCGTTAGGTGTCTTAGGCGCCATCCAGGAGCAATTACGCCCTCTCCCATCTCAGGGCCGCCAGTCAGTCACTTTCGACCGTGGAACCGAGTTCATGGCGTGGAAAACGCTGCATCAGTCGTTGGGTATCAGAAGCTACTTTTGCGACACGGCCTCACCCTATCAAAAGGGTTCCGTCGAGAACGCGAATGGGAGATTGCGCCGCTATTTGCCGCTCGAGACTGATCTGAAAAGACTCGAGGATGCGGCCCTGTCCTCTATTGCTCTGCGGATGAACAATACGCCCCGTCAGTGCCTGGGATACCGAACGCCGGCCGAAGTTTTCAACGCCGAACTGGCTCAAATCAGAAAAGCCTGCTAG
- a CDS encoding methyl-accepting chemotaxis protein — MLGKVLSLLGFLALVVIGAVFFTTSRMSAISADYGRVISGPGTAAVDMERASKNIQRVQTAFYKLVSFNDPQDIADATSELKLAQSSFSKETNEALKALPSEAKRIQGIQASYNAAIDETCAETRRLAESGDDADALRLMRTTCDPAISQLEKTMAQVVDETIADNVAASAAAGADTQHTIGITWAGLGFGLVIVMVGAIMVTRMGIVRPLSALNATMSEMDKGTLDITVPGQDRRDELGGMARTLETFRQGLEEGRRLREAAETAKAAELARLQRERQVVESFQGKMVDLADSFVRSSSEVSDAAQSLSATAEETSRQAMVVSGAAEEAAVNVQTVAAATEEMSASVSEINGRVLRAAQVASEAADEIGSTEHEIRALSEAASGIGAVVSLINDIAAQTNLLALNATIEAARAGDSGKGFAVVASEVKTLANQTARATQISATVCRRFRRPPSAPSPRSRRSSPPSPTCAASRPISPRRWNSRAPPRMRSPAIR, encoded by the coding sequence ATGTTGGGCAAAGTCCTGAGTTTGCTGGGTTTTTTGGCGCTCGTCGTCATTGGCGCCGTCTTTTTCACGACCTCGCGCATGAGCGCTATCAGCGCCGATTACGGCCGGGTGATTTCCGGACCGGGCACGGCCGCGGTCGACATGGAGCGCGCCAGCAAGAACATTCAGCGCGTCCAGACGGCCTTCTACAAGCTGGTCTCTTTCAATGATCCCCAGGATATAGCCGACGCCACCAGCGAACTGAAACTGGCCCAGAGTTCCTTCTCCAAGGAAACCAACGAGGCCCTGAAGGCCCTGCCTTCGGAAGCGAAGCGCATCCAGGGCATCCAGGCCAGCTATAATGCGGCCATCGATGAAACCTGTGCCGAGACCCGCCGCCTGGCGGAGAGCGGCGATGATGCCGATGCGCTTCGCCTGATGCGGACCACCTGCGATCCGGCCATATCGCAACTGGAAAAGACCATGGCGCAGGTGGTCGATGAAACGATTGCGGATAATGTCGCGGCTTCCGCTGCCGCCGGCGCCGATACGCAGCATACCATCGGCATTACCTGGGCGGGGCTTGGCTTCGGGCTGGTGATCGTCATGGTGGGGGCCATAATGGTGACGCGCATGGGGATCGTGCGGCCGCTGTCGGCGCTGAACGCCACCATGAGCGAGATGGACAAGGGGACGCTTGACATCACCGTTCCCGGTCAGGACCGCAGGGATGAACTGGGCGGCATGGCCCGCACGCTCGAAACCTTCCGCCAGGGGCTGGAGGAAGGCCGGCGTCTGCGCGAAGCCGCCGAGACCGCCAAGGCCGCCGAACTGGCGCGCCTGCAACGCGAGCGCCAGGTGGTCGAAAGCTTCCAGGGCAAGATGGTCGATCTGGCCGATTCGTTTGTACGCTCCTCCTCCGAAGTCTCCGATGCGGCCCAAAGTCTTTCAGCCACGGCCGAGGAGACCAGCCGTCAGGCCATGGTGGTCTCGGGCGCGGCCGAAGAAGCCGCCGTCAATGTCCAGACGGTCGCCGCCGCCACCGAGGAAATGTCGGCCTCCGTCTCCGAAATCAACGGCCGGGTTCTGCGCGCCGCACAGGTGGCCAGCGAAGCCGCCGACGAGATCGGCAGCACCGAGCATGAAATCCGCGCCCTCTCCGAAGCCGCATCTGGTATCGGCGCCGTGGTCAGCCTGATCAATGATATCGCCGCCCAGACCAATCTGCTGGCGCTGAACGCCACCATCGAAGCGGCCCGCGCCGGCGACTCCGGCAAGGGCTTCGCGGTCGTTGCCTCCGAGGTCAAGACCCTGGCCAACCAGACGGCGCGCGCCACCCAGATATCGGCGACCGTGTGTCGCAGATTCAGGAGGCCACCCAGCGCACCGTCGCCTCGATCGAGAAGATCGTCGCCACCATCACCGACATGCGCAGCATCTCGGCCAATATCGCCTCGGCGGTGGAACAGCAGGGCGCCGCCACGCATGAGATCGCCGGCAATACGGTGA
- a CDS encoding methyl-accepting chemotaxis protein yields the protein MSFKNMPMLGKALAMLLSLAVVVIAAVAFTTTKMAKIGADYSAVIAGPGVASVDMERASRQIERSGTAFYKLAIAISPQDRAKAEADLKKAQAAFTQETGEAMKALPAETKRISDMQASYVAAIDDACAPTRELADADNDAGAVRQLQDVCDPAIGQLTSTMSKVVDDTLADNAAASAAAGAETRQTIGLSWTGVIAGLGIVLALAIWMTLMFIVRPLKSLTGTMTAMTGGDPAVEVPGQDRKDEIGAMARASDIFRRGLQETETLRAQAADAERLNAEKMQAERDRIADSFQSKMGVLADAFVRSSREVSEAAQSLAATAEETSRQAQVVSGAAEEAAVNVQTVAAATEEMTVSIREIDSQVTAAAGVTVEAANEAARSETDIRELSEAAQEIGAVLSLISDIASQTNLLALNATIEAARAGEAGKGFAVVASEVKQLATQTAKATGDIGAKVAQIQEATQRTVASIGRIVATIGDVRSISTAIASAVGQQGAATHEIAGNTARASTGALQVTENIFGVGRAAEMTGAASTQLMGLSGTLSAQADDLQREVNAFVSQLRTA from the coding sequence GTGTCGTTCAAGAATATGCCCATGCTCGGCAAGGCCCTGGCCATGCTGCTGTCGCTCGCTGTCGTCGTTATCGCGGCCGTCGCTTTCACCACAACCAAGATGGCGAAGATCGGCGCCGATTACAGCGCCGTCATCGCCGGGCCGGGCGTCGCTTCGGTCGATATGGAACGCGCCAGCCGGCAGATCGAACGTTCCGGGACCGCTTTTTACAAACTGGCCATCGCCATCAGCCCGCAGGACCGGGCGAAGGCCGAGGCCGATCTCAAAAAGGCCCAGGCCGCCTTTACCCAGGAAACCGGCGAGGCCATGAAAGCCCTGCCGGCGGAGACAAAACGCATATCCGATATGCAGGCCAGCTATGTGGCTGCCATAGACGACGCCTGCGCGCCCACCCGCGAACTGGCCGATGCCGATAATGATGCCGGCGCGGTCAGGCAGCTTCAGGATGTCTGTGATCCGGCCATTGGGCAACTGACCAGCACCATGTCGAAGGTCGTCGATGACACCCTGGCGGATAATGCCGCGGCCTCGGCGGCCGCCGGTGCCGAAACGCGCCAGACCATCGGCCTTTCGTGGACGGGCGTCATCGCCGGTCTGGGAATCGTTCTGGCTCTGGCCATCTGGATGACCCTGATGTTTATCGTCCGGCCACTGAAAAGCCTGACCGGCACCATGACGGCCATGACCGGCGGTGACCCGGCGGTCGAGGTGCCGGGGCAGGACCGCAAGGACGAGATCGGCGCCATGGCGCGCGCCTCCGATATCTTCCGCCGGGGCCTGCAGGAAACCGAAACCCTGCGTGCCCAGGCCGCCGATGCCGAGCGGCTCAATGCCGAGAAGATGCAGGCGGAGCGTGACCGCATCGCCGACAGCTTCCAGTCGAAAATGGGTGTGCTGGCGGACGCCTTCGTCCGCTCGTCGCGTGAAGTCTCGGAAGCGGCGCAAAGCCTGGCCGCCACGGCCGAGGAAACCAGCCGTCAGGCCCAGGTCGTCTCCGGCGCGGCGGAAGAGGCTGCGGTCAATGTCCAGACGGTCGCCGCCGCCACAGAGGAAATGACCGTCTCGATCCGCGAGATCGACAGCCAGGTGACCGCCGCCGCTGGCGTCACGGTCGAGGCCGCCAACGAGGCGGCGCGCTCGGAAACCGACATCCGCGAACTGTCTGAGGCCGCTCAGGAAATCGGCGCCGTGCTCAGCCTGATCAGCGATATCGCCTCACAGACCAACCTGCTGGCGCTCAATGCCACCATCGAAGCCGCCCGCGCCGGTGAGGCCGGCAAGGGGTTTGCCGTCGTGGCTTCCGAGGTCAAGCAACTGGCCACCCAGACGGCGAAAGCGACCGGCGATATCGGCGCAAAGGTCGCACAAATCCAGGAAGCCACGCAACGCACCGTCGCCTCGATTGGCCGGATCGTCGCCACTATCGGCGATGTCCGTTCGATCTCCACCGCCATTGCCTCGGCGGTCGGGCAGCAGGGCGCGGCCACGCACGAAATCGCCGGCAATACCGCCCGCGCCTCGACGGGCGCCCTTCAGGTGACCGAGAACATCTTCGGCGTTGGCCGGGCGGCGGAAATGACCGGCGCGGCCTCCACCCAGCTTATGGGCCTTTCGGGTACTCTGTCTGCTCAGGCCGACGACCTGCAACGCGAGGTCAATGCGTTCGTCAGCCAGCTCCGCACGGCCTAA
- a CDS encoding aspartate kinase yields MTRLVMKFGGTSMADLERIRRAARLVAAEVDAGHKVAVVVSAMAGKTNELVAWTDGAGQPTGKAAEVHANSDDEYDVVVASGEQVTAGLLAMTLRNLGYPARSMMGWQLPIKTSNLHGKARIGDFEADNLINALDSGQIVVVPGFQGVTDDDRITTLGRGGSDTSAVAVAIAAKAIRCDIYTDVDGVYTTDPRIESKAKRLPKISFEEMLEMASLGAKVLQTRSVELAMAYRMPVRVLSSFVEPGENLDQGTLVCDEEEIVEKHIVSGVAYSRDEAKITLLGLPNKIGVSAAVFSKLAAANINVDMIVQSEKRSGEYANQLFTVGRRDAQRAAEIMAAAKAEIGFDDIKVDEGVSKISIVGVGMRSHTGVAETMFRALSEKGINIQVISTSEIKISVLIDEAYTELAVRALHAAYGLDKVGA; encoded by the coding sequence ATGACGCGTTTAGTGATGAAGTTCGGCGGCACCTCCATGGCCGATCTCGAACGCATCCGCAGGGCGGCGCGGCTGGTGGCGGCCGAGGTTGACGCCGGTCACAAGGTGGCGGTGGTGGTTTCGGCCATGGCCGGCAAGACCAATGAACTGGTCGCCTGGACAGACGGCGCCGGCCAGCCTACCGGCAAGGCCGCCGAAGTTCATGCCAACAGCGATGACGAATATGACGTGGTCGTAGCTTCCGGCGAACAGGTGACCGCTGGCCTGCTGGCCATGACGCTGCGAAATCTCGGTTATCCGGCGCGCTCGATGATGGGCTGGCAGTTGCCGATCAAGACCTCAAACCTGCACGGCAAGGCGCGCATCGGCGATTTCGAGGCCGACAACCTGATCAATGCGCTCGATTCCGGCCAGATCGTCGTCGTCCCCGGTTTTCAGGGCGTAACCGACGATGACCGCATAACCACGTTGGGCCGTGGCGGTTCGGATACCTCCGCCGTGGCTGTGGCCATAGCCGCCAAGGCCATCCGCTGCGACATCTATACCGATGTCGACGGCGTCTATACCACCGACCCGCGCATCGAGAGCAAGGCGAAGCGCCTGCCGAAGATTTCCTTCGAGGAAATGCTGGAAATGGCCTCGCTCGGCGCCAAGGTGCTCCAGACCCGTTCGGTCGAACTGGCCATGGCTTACCGGATGCCGGTGCGCGTGTTGTCATCCTTCGTCGAACCCGGCGAAAATCTAGATCAAGGCACTTTGGTGTGCGACGAGGAAGAAATCGTGGAAAAACATATCGTTTCCGGCGTGGCCTACAGCCGTGATGAGGCCAAGATCACCCTTTTGGGCCTGCCCAACAAGATCGGCGTTTCGGCTGCGGTTTTCTCCAAGCTGGCGGCCGCCAATATCAATGTCGACATGATCGTTCAGTCGGAAAAGCGCTCGGGCGAATATGCCAACCAGCTCTTCACCGTCGGCCGCCGCGACGCCCAGCGCGCCGCCGAGATCATGGCCGCCGCCAAGGCGGAGATCGGCTTCGACGACATCAAGGTCGATGAAGGCGTGTCGAAAATCTCGATCGTCGGCGTCGGTATGCGTTCGCATACCGGCGTGGCCGAGACCATGTTCCGCGCCCTGTCGGAAAAAGGCATCAATATCCAGGTCATCTCGACCTCGGAAATCAAGATTTCCGTCCTGATCGATGAAGCCTATACCGAACTGGCCGTCCGCGCGCTCCATGCCGCCTATGGCCTGGACAAGGTGGGCGCCTAG
- the ubiG gene encoding bifunctional 2-polyprenyl-6-hydroxyphenol methylase/3-demethylubiquinol 3-O-methyltransferase UbiG has translation MNTTVNDSGSAEGFSIDQGEVSRFSALAAKWWDVKGEFAPLHKFNPTRVKFIRETCSEHFALDYRKRAPFEGLQLLDVGCGGGLLSEPMRRMGFTVTGLDASEKNIGTASAHAAQGGLDIRYLNQTVEQLAASGEVLYDVVLTMEVIEHVSDPEAFLKTCASLVKPGGLLFVATLNRTAKAYGLAIVGAEYVLQWVPKGTHDWQKFLTPEEIKTFLDGTPLMPEPPVGVSYHPISGTWALSDDTDVNYMVVAKYPVTTAF, from the coding sequence ATGAATACGACAGTCAACGATTCCGGCTCCGCAGAAGGCTTCAGTATCGATCAGGGCGAAGTCTCGCGTTTTTCAGCGCTGGCCGCCAAGTGGTGGGACGTGAAGGGTGAATTCGCACCGCTGCACAAATTCAACCCGACGCGTGTGAAATTCATCCGCGAGACCTGCTCGGAACATTTCGCGCTCGACTACCGCAAGCGCGCGCCTTTCGAGGGCCTGCAACTGCTCGATGTCGGCTGCGGCGGCGGGCTGCTCAGCGAGCCGATGCGCCGGATGGGCTTTACCGTCACCGGCCTCGATGCCTCTGAAAAGAATATCGGCACGGCCAGCGCCCATGCCGCGCAAGGGGGACTCGATATCCGCTACCTCAACCAGACGGTCGAGCAACTGGCGGCTTCCGGCGAGGTGCTTTACGATGTGGTCCTGACCATGGAGGTCATCGAACACGTCAGCGATCCGGAAGCGTTCCTGAAAACGTGCGCCTCGCTGGTCAAGCCGGGCGGCCTGCTGTTCGTGGCGACCCTGAACCGCACGGCCAAGGCCTATGGCCTGGCGATCGTCGGCGCCGAATATGTGCTGCAATGGGTGCCTAAGGGCACGCACGACTGGCAGAAATTCCTGACGCCGGAGGAGATCAAAACCTTCCTCGACGGCACGCCGCTGATGCCGGAACCACCGGTGGGCGTCAGTTATCATCCGATTTCAGGCACCTGGGCCTTGTCGGACGATACCGATGTGAACTACATGGTGGTGGCGAAATATCCGGTTACGACCGCGTTTTAA
- a CDS encoding DUF4167 domain-containing protein, whose translation MKRQRSRNRKPAGNSNNPNRAYESNGPEGTKVRGNAQTIYEKYQQLARDANSSGDRVLAENHLQHAEHYFRMIRQMQPTRPVSEFVQRDPFSSGFDDDYEDVEVEATDTDSDASGDEQPSDEPRYESRERNNDRGDRNNRDRDNRNNRDRDNRNNRDNRNNGDRNNEQRSFEPRNNAPRDSEPQYDENGNRRETRRERYERRRQQRFAEQEANLNAPVSISAPAAEYTAPAFIASTQPLGARPAAQPDLGFEAPAAEAPVKEKRERPERKPRTEASDDASQLPAFLHRPAPVAADAPAPEPEAKPKRTRKKKEDASASEEA comes from the coding sequence ATGAAACGGCAACGCAGCCGTAACCGCAAACCCGCCGGCAATTCAAACAATCCCAACCGCGCCTACGAGTCGAACGGACCCGAAGGCACCAAGGTGCGCGGCAACGCCCAGACCATTTACGAAAAGTACCAGCAGCTCGCCCGCGACGCCAATTCGTCCGGCGACCGGGTTCTGGCTGAAAACCACCTGCAGCACGCCGAACACTATTTCCGCATGATCCGCCAGATGCAGCCAACGCGTCCGGTCTCGGAATTCGTGCAGCGCGACCCCTTCTCCAGCGGCTTCGACGATGACTACGAGGATGTGGAGGTCGAGGCCACCGATACGGACTCCGACGCCTCCGGCGACGAGCAGCCCTCGGACGAGCCGCGCTACGAGAGCCGCGAGCGCAACAATGATCGCGGCGATCGCAATAACCGTGATCGTGACAACCGCAATAACCGCGACCGTGACAACCGCAACAATCGCGATAACCGCAATAATGGCGATCGCAACAACGAGCAACGCAGCTTCGAACCGCGTAATAACGCACCACGCGATTCCGAGCCGCAATATGACGAAAACGGCAATCGCCGCGAAACCCGCCGCGAGCGCTATGAACGCCGCCGCCAGCAGCGTTTCGCCGAGCAGGAAGCCAATCTGAATGCGCCCGTGAGCATTTCGGCGCCCGCCGCAGAATATACCGCGCCGGCCTTTATCGCCTCGACCCAGCCCCTGGGCGCCAGACCCGCCGCGCAACCGGACCTCGGTTTTGAGGCGCCGGCCGCCGAGGCACCGGTGAAGGAAAAGCGCGAACGCCCGGAACGCAAGCCGCGCACCGAGGCTTCGGATGATGCGTCGCAATTGCCGGCCTTCCTGCATCGGCCAGCCCCAGTGGCCGCTGATGCGCCCGCCCCGGAGCCGGAAGCCAAGCCAAAGCGTACCCGCAAAAAGAAGGAAGACGCCAGCGCGTCCGAAGAAGCCTGA
- a CDS encoding DUF1178 family protein produces the protein MIRYALKCIVEHEFDAWFSSSDGFDEQVAKGLVECPMCGSKSVTKAIMAPMVRTTKGREAPQSLAEAQQAVAEALHRLRRHVEATHDYVGKEFASEARDMHEGLTPERPIYGEATPEEVKGLVEDGVPVAAVPVFFASNGRGGKSACVATRDAADR, from the coding sequence ATGATCCGTTACGCGTTGAAGTGCATTGTCGAGCATGAGTTCGATGCCTGGTTTTCATCATCCGATGGCTTTGACGAACAGGTGGCCAAAGGGCTGGTCGAATGCCCGATGTGCGGCTCAAAATCGGTGACCAAGGCGATCATGGCGCCGATGGTGCGCACCACCAAGGGCAGGGAAGCGCCGCAAAGCCTGGCTGAGGCGCAGCAGGCCGTGGCCGAGGCCCTGCATCGTCTGCGCCGCCATGTCGAGGCCACGCACGATTATGTCGGCAAGGAATTTGCCAGCGAGGCCCGCGACATGCACGAGGGGCTGACACCGGAACGCCCGATCTATGGCGAGGCCACACCGGAAGAGGTCAAGGGGCTGGTCGAGGACGGCGTGCCGGTGGCGGCCGTGCCGGTCTTTTTCGCCAGCAACGGAAGGGGAGGCAAAAGTGCCTGTGTTGCCACCCGCGACGCCGCTGATCGATAA
- a CDS encoding carbon-nitrogen hydrolase family protein, whose translation MTDILNLALIQTRTPATPAAALDHARPLILQAAANGAQLILLPECANLMEARKEHKAQVVTTEAEDVFIQGVRELAQSLRVEILIGSAIVKSEIDERAANRSLLIDARGEIVARYDKIHLFDADTPDGRSYRESAAMRPGEAAAVAVTPWGGLGLTICYDVRFPHLHRTLAGQGANMIAVCAAFTVPTGRAHWEVLLRARAIETGCFVLAPAQGGLHEDGRTTYGHSMVISPWGEVIARLDHDRPAVLEASIDFSEVTRARQALPSLQHDREFRV comes from the coding sequence ATGACCGACATCCTCAACCTCGCCCTGATCCAGACGCGCACCCCGGCCACGCCGGCGGCGGCGCTGGACCATGCGCGTCCGCTGATCCTGCAGGCCGCCGCCAATGGGGCGCAGCTTATCCTGCTGCCCGAATGCGCCAACCTGATGGAGGCGCGTAAAGAGCATAAGGCGCAGGTGGTGACGACCGAGGCCGAGGATGTCTTTATCCAGGGTGTACGCGAGCTGGCGCAGTCATTGCGTGTCGAAATCCTGATTGGCTCGGCGATTGTAAAGTCGGAGATTGACGAAAGGGCCGCCAATCGCAGTCTGCTGATCGATGCGCGCGGCGAGATCGTCGCCCGTTACGACAAGATCCACCTGTTCGATGCCGATACGCCCGATGGCCGGTCTTACCGCGAAAGCGCTGCCATGCGGCCGGGGGAAGCGGCGGCCGTCGCCGTAACGCCGTGGGGCGGTCTGGGCCTGACCATTTGCTACGATGTGCGTTTCCCGCACCTTCATCGCACGCTGGCCGGGCAGGGCGCCAACATGATCGCCGTCTGCGCCGCCTTTACAGTGCCGACCGGCAGGGCGCACTGGGAGGTTCTGCTGCGCGCCCGCGCCATCGAAACCGGCTGTTTCGTGCTCGCCCCGGCGCAGGGCGGCCTGCATGAAGACGGCCGCACCACCTATGGCCATTCCATGGTGATCTCGCCCTGGGGCGAGGTCATCGCCCGTCTGGACCATGACCGCCCGGCGGTTCTGGAAGCCAGTATCGATTTCAGTGAAGTGACCCGTGCGCGGCAGGCCCTGCCTTCGCTGCAGCACGACAGAGAGTTCCGAGTATGA
- the grxC gene encoding glutaredoxin 3 translates to MSKIDIYTKPYCPYCERAKALLEEKGAEYNEIVASHDPALRAEMNERSGRYTYPQIFINGTHVGGCDDLMALNARGGLDPLLAA, encoded by the coding sequence ATGTCAAAGATCGATATCTATACCAAGCCCTATTGCCCCTATTGCGAGCGCGCCAAGGCGTTGCTGGAAGAAAAGGGCGCCGAATATAACGAGATCGTCGCCTCGCACGATCCGGCCCTGCGCGCTGAAATGAACGAGCGTTCCGGTCGCTACACCTATCCGCAGATATTTATCAACGGCACCCATGTCGGTGGCTGCGATGACCTGATGGCGCTGAATGCCCGCGGCGGTCTGGATCCGCTGCTGGCGGCATAA